A stretch of Imperialibacter roseus DNA encodes these proteins:
- a CDS encoding T9SS type A sorting domain-containing protein, with protein MKNVLVYFAILSGIFTSAQGQSVINAYAKVTNVSGANLSLSNVNETYATFEAGEKLLIMQMQDNVIGTNTGNNSNFGNIAAIGSAGLYEQATIQSVTESAGTPTSITLTSSLTNTYYAGTNSSVQIISFPEYVNYTTTADLTALPWNGNVGGVFAIDVNNTLTLANNISVNAQGFVGGIPNPTGDGSACDAATYISNSNSYARKGESIYKVTSTNYRAARGKVANGGGGGNFHNAGGGGGGNYTTGGTGGPGWNGSAGGCTPTSGGLGGLDLSDYITASRVFMGGGGGGGQQNNGLSLTGGAGGGIIIIRASTIQTNGGCGGLSITANGASKGLTGNDGGAGAGAGGSIVFQVNNWSLSCAVATEANGGNGSSVNDGSTHGGGGGGGKGVIIFSGTVPATNFSTSNAQGTGGANGTGGGAGTAVAGGATPSSATADADGVMESSSGVLPVELLNWNGKEVDNQVLLTWTTAAEKNNHYFTIERSSDAKNWEVFEIVEGAGTTDRKMYYDLMDEEPMPSTNYYRLSQTDYDGTTEVFEIVSVKLDLFETNLLLYPNPSNGLFKIKLPDVLLEADYAIQMFDVNGRAVETNVSQGWGEVAVDATSLSTGYYFVKVVVGSYVQNIKVIID; from the coding sequence ATGAAGAATGTATTAGTTTATTTTGCCATTTTATCAGGAATATTTACTTCAGCGCAGGGTCAGTCAGTAATCAATGCCTATGCCAAAGTCACCAACGTTTCTGGTGCCAACCTTTCACTATCCAACGTAAATGAGACGTACGCCACTTTCGAAGCGGGTGAGAAACTTCTTATTATGCAAATGCAGGACAATGTAATTGGGACAAACACTGGGAACAATTCCAACTTTGGCAACATTGCAGCGATAGGAAGTGCCGGACTTTATGAGCAGGCCACCATTCAGTCCGTAACAGAATCGGCGGGTACTCCCACATCAATCACGCTCACTTCATCACTCACCAACACTTACTACGCTGGCACCAACAGCTCTGTTCAGATTATCTCATTCCCTGAGTATGTCAACTACACCACAACTGCCGACCTCACTGCCCTTCCCTGGAATGGGAACGTAGGTGGTGTTTTTGCTATTGATGTCAATAATACCCTGACCCTTGCAAATAACATTTCTGTGAATGCTCAGGGTTTCGTCGGCGGCATACCAAATCCCACTGGAGATGGCAGCGCTTGTGATGCTGCTACCTACATTTCCAACTCCAATAGTTACGCCAGAAAAGGCGAGAGCATTTATAAAGTAACATCTACCAACTACCGTGCTGCCAGAGGTAAGGTAGCCAACGGCGGCGGTGGTGGCAACTTCCACAATGCCGGCGGTGGCGGTGGTGGTAACTACACTACAGGTGGTACCGGCGGCCCAGGTTGGAACGGCTCTGCTGGCGGCTGCACCCCTACATCCGGTGGCCTTGGAGGATTGGACCTTAGTGACTACATCACTGCATCGAGGGTGTTCATGGGTGGCGGCGGCGGAGGCGGCCAGCAAAACAATGGGCTGTCTCTTACAGGTGGTGCCGGCGGAGGAATCATCATCATCAGGGCTTCAACTATTCAAACCAATGGCGGCTGTGGCGGCTTGTCAATCACGGCAAATGGTGCAAGTAAAGGCCTTACAGGAAACGACGGAGGTGCTGGTGCTGGTGCTGGAGGATCGATCGTCTTCCAGGTAAACAACTGGAGCCTGAGCTGTGCTGTTGCCACAGAGGCCAACGGAGGAAACGGAAGTTCTGTTAACGACGGTAGTACCCACGGCGGTGGCGGTGGCGGCGGCAAAGGAGTGATTATTTTCTCCGGAACAGTGCCGGCAACCAATTTTTCTACAAGCAACGCCCAGGGTACTGGTGGTGCCAATGGAACCGGCGGAGGCGCAGGAACTGCCGTCGCCGGAGGCGCAACTCCTTCGAGCGCAACGGCCGATGCCGATGGTGTTATGGAGTCTTCTTCAGGTGTGTTGCCGGTTGAGCTTCTTAACTGGAACGGAAAGGAAGTTGACAATCAGGTTCTACTAACCTGGACTACTGCCGCTGAAAAGAACAACCATTACTTCACTATTGAAAGATCTTCTGATGCCAAAAATTGGGAAGTCTTTGAAATAGTGGAAGGAGCAGGCACCACAGACCGCAAAATGTATTACGACCTGATGGATGAAGAGCCAATGCCTTCAACCAACTACTACAGACTGTCGCAAACTGACTATGATGGAACCACTGAGGTGTTTGAAATAGTGTCGGTGAAGCTCGACCTTTTTGAGACGAATTTGCTGCTATACCCCAATCCTAGCAACGGACTGTTCAAGATAAAACTGCCCGACGTACTGCTGGAGGCCGACTATGCCATACAAATGTTTGACGTCAATGGAAGAGCGGTTGAGACCAATGTAAGTCAGGGGTGGGGAGAAGTGGCTGTGGATGCAACCTCGTTGTCAACGGGATACTACTTTGTGAAAGTAGTCGTCGGTAGCTACGTTCAGAATATCAAAGTAATTATCGATTGA
- a CDS encoding CoA-binding protein produces MSKKTVILGATTNPQRYAYIAADRLLKAGHEIVPVGIKKGEVFGHKILDVTSSPVINEVDTITMYVGPQHQKSLYDYITQLHPKRVVFNPGSENPELEELLRSEGVEVVEGCTLVMLSTNQY; encoded by the coding sequence ATGAGTAAAAAGACAGTAATACTAGGCGCCACCACCAATCCTCAGCGGTATGCCTATATCGCAGCTGACAGGCTTTTGAAGGCAGGCCACGAAATTGTTCCCGTAGGCATCAAAAAGGGAGAGGTCTTTGGCCATAAAATTTTAGACGTAACATCCTCGCCCGTGATAAATGAGGTAGACACCATTACAATGTATGTTGGCCCTCAGCATCAGAAGAGCCTTTACGACTATATTACCCAATTGCACCCAAAAAGAGTGGTGTTCAACCCTGGCAGTGAGAACCCTGAGCTTGAGGAGCTGCTTCGTAGTGAAGGAGTAGAGGTAGTTGAAGGATGTACACTCGTTATGCTTTCCACCAATCAATACTGA
- a CDS encoding toxin-antitoxin system YwqK family antitoxin, translated as MVATVFKQVFLLAFGLLCVVQSLTAQEEKSVYYDQEKKYLKEKYHVSYANPRELQGLYESYYVTGNKQMMGNYSRGTATGLWEYYYESGGIKMKGYLENGIPFGKWEYFYESGKKSMQGSLYGEVRGGNWTFYFEHGDIKSEGAFKNGERQGIWNYFYEDGTLKAQAFYENGTGIYKEFYPSGQLKAQGLNKGGRSEGKWVYYFEDGSKQAEGMFREGERVGDWKYFHTNGEISAEGAFEAGTKEGNWKYYHEDGTVSAEGNLADGKKDGSWKLFERDGQTKGSVLYRDGFGTYTEYFESGKIKVKGDLKDDVKVGQWYYYFESGVLEGECFFTDGVGVFRGYYEDGTLKMEGEVRNGDRVGEWKLYHEDGSLAGLYRPIYEDDKPVFRLSETENLVPDRVPYNKPEYKFKNRNSRYFTPRVGEYKGWIFATNPAAPLLGGLPVSVEHYSQERLGYEFQFIYLKQPFFKGSSSVQDNKLFLQGSRIKLRQKFYDSDNLFGMFYFGQEVAFTSIDHRAHIIDSTGVNNGRITIGTQEQKIEYGLFLGNRWLSDPGGSGFTVDAYIGAGIGYRLLRKNYQETAERNNVFSDLNQSNISFPIIIGVNIGFLVGPKNGPGFFVN; from the coding sequence ATGGTAGCGACGGTCTTTAAACAGGTGTTCTTGCTGGCCTTTGGCCTTTTATGTGTCGTTCAGTCATTGACGGCGCAGGAGGAGAAGTCTGTTTACTATGACCAGGAAAAAAAGTACCTGAAGGAAAAATACCACGTTTCCTATGCCAACCCCCGAGAGCTACAGGGGCTTTACGAATCTTACTACGTGACTGGTAACAAGCAAATGATGGGCAACTACAGCCGGGGAACAGCTACGGGGCTGTGGGAGTACTATTATGAGAGTGGTGGGATAAAAATGAAGGGGTATCTCGAAAACGGAATCCCCTTCGGAAAATGGGAATACTTCTACGAAAGTGGCAAAAAGAGCATGCAGGGAAGCCTCTATGGCGAAGTGCGGGGAGGCAACTGGACGTTTTACTTTGAGCATGGAGACATAAAGAGTGAGGGGGCATTCAAAAATGGGGAACGCCAGGGTATTTGGAATTACTTCTACGAAGACGGAACGCTGAAGGCTCAGGCGTTTTATGAAAACGGCACAGGTATATATAAAGAGTTTTATCCATCAGGACAGCTAAAAGCACAGGGCTTGAATAAAGGTGGTAGAAGTGAAGGCAAGTGGGTATACTATTTTGAAGACGGAAGCAAGCAAGCTGAAGGCATGTTCAGGGAGGGTGAGCGAGTAGGGGATTGGAAATATTTCCACACCAATGGAGAGATTTCTGCAGAGGGGGCGTTTGAAGCCGGGACAAAGGAAGGCAACTGGAAGTATTATCACGAGGATGGAACGGTCAGTGCTGAGGGTAATCTGGCAGACGGTAAGAAAGATGGCTCATGGAAGCTGTTTGAAAGAGATGGACAAACGAAGGGAAGTGTTCTTTACCGTGACGGCTTTGGCACCTACACCGAGTACTTCGAGAGCGGTAAAATAAAGGTGAAAGGCGACTTGAAGGATGACGTGAAAGTTGGCCAGTGGTACTATTATTTTGAAAGTGGAGTGCTGGAGGGGGAATGTTTTTTCACTGACGGTGTGGGTGTTTTTCGGGGTTACTATGAGGACGGCACCTTGAAAATGGAGGGAGAGGTTCGAAATGGAGATAGAGTAGGCGAATGGAAACTCTACCACGAAGATGGCAGCCTGGCTGGGCTTTATAGGCCTATTTACGAGGATGATAAGCCAGTGTTCAGGCTTTCTGAAACCGAAAACCTTGTGCCCGACAGGGTGCCATATAACAAACCAGAGTACAAATTTAAAAATCGTAACTCCCGGTATTTTACGCCACGGGTCGGCGAATACAAGGGATGGATTTTTGCCACCAATCCCGCTGCGCCCCTGCTTGGGGGCTTACCGGTGTCCGTCGAACACTATTCACAGGAGAGACTGGGCTACGAATTTCAGTTTATTTATCTGAAACAACCATTTTTCAAAGGCTCCTCCTCTGTGCAGGACAATAAACTCTTTCTGCAAGGGAGCAGAATTAAGCTGCGCCAAAAGTTCTACGATAGCGATAACCTGTTTGGGATGTTCTACTTTGGCCAGGAGGTGGCATTTACCTCTATTGACCACCGTGCGCATATCATCGATTCGACGGGAGTGAACAACGGCCGTATTACAATCGGCACGCAGGAGCAGAAAATAGAATATGGTTTATTTCTTGGTAATCGCTGGCTGAGTGACCCCGGGGGCAGCGGCTTCACGGTGGACGCTTATATTGGAGCAGGTATCGGTTATAGGCTCCTGAGAAAGAATTATCAGGAGACTGCTGAACGAAATAATGTGTTTTCTGATTTAAACCAGAGCAATATTTCGTTTCCAATTATAATCGGGGTGAATATCGGATTCTTAGTCGGGCCCAAAAATGGCCCCGGTTTTTTCGTTAACTAG
- a CDS encoding PPC domain-containing DNA-binding protein yields MKAKSASFHTIRLAPGQMLREALSAWAKTHKVDAAAIITCVGSLKKAAIRYANSNTTTNTEGKYEIVSLTGTLSRHGIHLHISLSDGDGKTTGGHLMDGCEIFTTAEIVLAELEGVVFKRLPDAATGYLELNVEKKS; encoded by the coding sequence ATGAAGGCCAAGTCAGCTTCCTTTCACACGATAAGGTTGGCGCCCGGGCAAATGCTTAGAGAAGCGCTTTCGGCCTGGGCTAAGACGCATAAGGTTGATGCTGCCGCAATCATTACCTGTGTTGGAAGCCTTAAAAAAGCAGCGATACGGTATGCCAATAGCAATACAACCACAAATACCGAAGGCAAATACGAAATTGTATCGCTAACAGGCACTCTCTCCCGGCATGGTATTCACCTGCACATCTCTTTGTCGGATGGTGATGGGAAAACCACCGGCGGCCACCTGATGGACGGGTGCGAGATTTTTACAACTGCTGAAATTGTCTTGGCAGAGCTTGAAGGAGTCGTTTTCAAGCGACTCCCCGATGCTGCCACTGGCTACCTTGAACTTAACGTAGAAAAGAAAAGCTGA
- the gyrB gene encoding DNA topoisomerase (ATP-hydrolyzing) subunit B produces the protein MSDEKGSNKSNNYSAQNIQVLEGLEAVRKRPAMYIGDVGIRGLHHMVWEVVDNSIDEALAGYCDLIKVTIETDNSILVEDNGRGIPTDIMEKEQKSALEVVMTVLHAGGKFDKDTYKVSGGLHGVGVSCVNALSTQLVATVHRNGKIYQQEFAKGIPQTKVSEIGETDQRGTTIHFKPDGSIFTSLEYNYETVASRLRELSYLNAGIHITLTDKRNLDDNGLPVSDDFHSEGGLAEFVEYLDSTREKLIPAPIYIDGEKGDIPVQVAMNYNTSYSENVVSYVNNINTIEGGTHVAGFRRALTRTLKAYADKSGLLDKVKMEIAGDDFREGLTAVISVKVAEPQFEGQTKTKLGNSDVMGAVDTTVSEMLQYYLEEHPKEAKMIVSKVILAAQARHAARKAREMVQRKNVLSGTGLPGKLADCSDKDPAVCELYLVEGDSAGGSAKQGRDRKFQAILPLRGKILNVEKAQEHRIYDNEEIKNMITALGVSFGTEDDEKGLNMEKLRYHKVIIMTDADIDGSHIRTLILTFFFRYMRALIEKGYLYIALPPLYLLKKGKEERYAWSEDDRIRTAKEMAGDGKEDSIGLQRYKGLGEMNPEQLWTTTMNPEFRSLKQVTIESAAEADHLFSMLMGDEVAPRREFIEKNAKYAKVDV, from the coding sequence ATGAGTGACGAAAAAGGAAGTAACAAAAGCAACAATTATTCAGCACAAAATATCCAGGTCCTTGAAGGACTAGAGGCCGTAAGAAAGAGGCCGGCCATGTACATAGGTGATGTTGGTATCAGAGGCCTTCACCACATGGTTTGGGAAGTAGTAGACAACTCCATTGACGAAGCACTGGCAGGCTATTGTGACCTTATCAAGGTGACAATTGAAACTGATAACTCCATTCTTGTCGAAGACAACGGTAGGGGTATTCCCACCGACATCATGGAGAAAGAGCAGAAGTCTGCCCTGGAGGTAGTAATGACTGTGCTCCACGCCGGAGGTAAGTTTGATAAAGACACTTACAAAGTATCAGGTGGTCTTCACGGAGTAGGTGTTTCTTGTGTGAATGCGTTATCGACCCAATTGGTTGCCACAGTCCACAGAAACGGCAAAATTTATCAGCAGGAATTCGCCAAAGGTATACCCCAAACCAAGGTAAGTGAAATTGGCGAAACCGATCAGCGTGGTACTACGATCCATTTCAAGCCCGACGGGAGCATTTTCACGTCGCTGGAATATAACTACGAAACAGTGGCCAGCCGATTGAGGGAATTGTCTTACCTCAATGCCGGTATACACATCACGTTGACTGACAAGCGGAACCTCGATGACAATGGTCTTCCTGTCAGTGACGATTTCCATTCGGAAGGAGGGCTTGCCGAGTTTGTTGAATACCTCGACTCCACAAGGGAGAAGCTTATTCCAGCGCCTATCTATATCGATGGTGAAAAGGGTGATATCCCTGTGCAGGTGGCCATGAACTACAATACCTCTTACTCCGAGAACGTGGTGTCGTATGTCAACAACATCAACACCATTGAAGGAGGTACGCATGTGGCTGGCTTCAGAAGGGCACTGACACGTACATTGAAGGCTTATGCCGACAAGTCGGGGCTTCTCGACAAAGTGAAGATGGAAATTGCCGGCGATGACTTCAGAGAAGGGCTTACAGCCGTTATTTCGGTAAAAGTGGCTGAACCTCAGTTTGAAGGACAAACCAAGACCAAACTTGGTAACTCCGACGTAATGGGCGCTGTTGATACCACTGTTTCAGAGATGCTGCAGTATTATCTGGAAGAGCACCCTAAGGAAGCTAAGATGATTGTTTCTAAGGTGATTCTTGCTGCCCAGGCACGTCATGCAGCTCGCAAGGCCCGTGAGATGGTGCAGCGCAAAAACGTATTGTCAGGCACAGGTCTTCCGGGTAAACTGGCCGACTGTTCTGACAAGGATCCCGCTGTGTGTGAATTGTATCTTGTGGAAGGGGACTCTGCCGGTGGTTCGGCCAAGCAGGGCAGAGACAGGAAGTTCCAGGCCATTTTGCCTTTGAGAGGTAAGATTCTAAATGTCGAAAAAGCACAGGAGCATAGGATATACGACAACGAAGAGATCAAGAACATGATCACAGCGCTTGGCGTGAGCTTTGGCACTGAGGATGATGAGAAAGGTCTCAACATGGAGAAGCTTCGTTATCACAAGGTGATCATTATGACGGATGCGGACATTGACGGAAGTCATATACGTACGCTGATCCTGACATTCTTCTTCCGTTACATGAGAGCCTTGATTGAAAAGGGCTACCTCTACATTGCACTACCGCCTTTGTACCTTTTGAAAAAGGGCAAAGAGGAGCGTTATGCCTGGTCGGAAGACGACAGGATAAGAACTGCCAAAGAAATGGCTGGTGATGGCAAAGAAGATTCTATTGGTTTGCAGCGCTACAAAGGTTTGGGTGAAATGAACCCGGAGCAGTTGTGGACAACAACGATGAACCCTGAGTTCAGGAGCCTGAAGCAAGTGACCATTGAGTCGGCGGCAGAGGCCGATCATCTTTTCAGCATGCTTATGGGCGATGAAGTGGCTCCAAGGCGTGAATTCATTGAAAAGAATGCCAAGTATGCGAAGGTAGATGTTTAA
- a CDS encoding leucine-rich repeat domain-containing protein — MRTKFSIEMGEFNWRATIANTRKDTIKFLNLSHCQTDSLGIILAAYPHITGLSLSSTLFNPDDLIGIHLDSLRRLDLSGNSLREIPAFVYQLKQLESLDLRSNFIDRLSGKLRKLKQLDVVDLSYNRLDSLGLTAGWNWRISKVYLNQNNLAEVPKQINRLRRIEELVMMNNELTSLPSRTGRIRTLRALKLENNCIQTDGQNLRPLRRLQLLNLDNNDINYLTPNLLSLKELNNLQFNNNAILAIPDWIDGFEKLEAFSMYKNRISQLPASFYNLRKLKVIDIYHNELEVIDPAINNFSELEILYTSYNKLYSVPAEIAELTHLKALYLHHNRLSYLPEEFGKLNNLEIFHVNNNYLSAFPSFVLTLKELRELKVSNNDIRDFPREVTKLDALELFFFNNELIKDFTGKEADTVEFLKNYMTANDILIDYKAMAN, encoded by the coding sequence GTGAGAACCAAATTTTCGATTGAAATGGGAGAATTTAATTGGCGAGCCACTATTGCCAACACCCGAAAAGACACCATTAAATTTCTTAACCTTTCGCACTGTCAAACAGACAGTTTAGGTATCATTCTAGCTGCCTACCCACATATTACAGGGTTAAGTTTAAGTAGCACACTTTTTAATCCCGATGACCTGATTGGTATTCACCTCGACTCCCTGAGAAGGCTTGATTTGTCAGGTAATAGTCTGCGGGAGATACCGGCATTTGTCTATCAGTTAAAGCAACTTGAGTCGCTTGACCTGAGAAGTAATTTTATCGACAGGCTCTCTGGTAAACTGCGAAAACTCAAGCAGCTGGACGTAGTTGACCTCTCGTACAATCGGCTGGACAGCCTGGGATTGACCGCAGGGTGGAACTGGCGGATCAGCAAGGTTTATTTGAATCAAAACAATCTTGCTGAAGTGCCAAAGCAGATAAACAGGCTTCGGAGAATTGAAGAACTGGTGATGATGAACAATGAATTAACGAGCCTCCCATCGAGAACCGGTCGCATCAGAACACTAAGGGCCCTGAAGCTGGAGAACAACTGCATTCAAACAGACGGTCAGAACCTGCGCCCTCTCCGGCGCCTGCAGCTATTGAATTTGGACAACAACGATATCAACTACCTCACGCCAAATCTCCTGTCACTAAAAGAGCTCAACAACCTGCAGTTCAACAATAATGCAATTCTTGCTATTCCTGATTGGATCGACGGCTTTGAAAAACTGGAGGCCTTTTCAATGTACAAAAACAGGATCAGCCAACTGCCTGCAAGTTTCTACAATCTGAGAAAGCTTAAGGTAATCGACATCTATCATAATGAACTTGAGGTGATTGATCCCGCCATCAATAATTTCAGTGAGCTAGAGATACTGTACACTTCTTACAACAAGCTCTATTCTGTCCCTGCTGAAATTGCCGAGCTTACTCATCTTAAAGCCCTGTACCTTCACCACAACCGACTTAGCTACCTACCGGAAGAGTTTGGAAAACTAAATAATCTGGAAATATTCCACGTCAACAACAATTATCTCAGTGCGTTTCCTTCGTTTGTTCTGACTTTGAAAGAATTAAGAGAGTTAAAAGTATCTAACAATGATATCAGAGATTTTCCGAGGGAGGTAACAAAACTCGATGCGCTCGAGCTTTTCTTTTTTAACAATGAGCTCATTAAGGATTTCACAGGTAAAGAAGCGGACACGGTGGAATTCCTAAAAAACTACATGACGGCCAATGACATCCTTATTGACTACAAGGCTATGGCCAACTAG
- the ppk1 gene encoding polyphosphate kinase 1, with the protein MSDLILKDRYSTQIDNSQYISRDLSWLKFNHRVLDQAKKEGRPLLDRLKFLAITASNADEFFMIRMGSLYNYLDYGKERVDLSGLKAIPFKRRLLSEFKIFTKEQTDYFVEHLLPELPKNGIKITQVENLQKKEQERVKNYFQKVVHPMLTPMVFDSFHTFPILVNNVLIFGVVTRSREEHEEKRKMSFIQIPTNLPRFYEIERNDTFYFVPIEDIVRTYIDSFFKNVEIISETLFRVTRNGDFTLEESEDLEANFIDELKSKLKTRKTGRVVRIEVEDKYDKWLIKQLKLRWELDEENIITVHKPGLMDYTGLWQIVKHPEFSHLCTPIPAPVQPVSISQDADENIFKILKRRDIMLHHPYNSFEPLMNLLEKAAEDPHVLSIKLTIYRLAKNSRIIESLLNAAENGKHVSVLFEVKARFDEENNMREAKRLQKAGCFVIYGVGLLKTHTKLMLIVRKEGEKVTRYVHLASGNYNEATARLYTDVGILSTNEVYASDVSEFFNAITGHSYPEKYENLITAPREMRNSLIELILNEAKNATSGLPSGIVIKINSLQDIDVINALYQASQAGVQIKLTVRGICCLRPGRAGLSENIAVSSIVGEYLEHSRIFYFHNNGEPKVYAGSADIMVRSFDRRLESLFLINDPFLKKQAINILKFNQKDNYNKYVMQEDGSYEAVQPGENEPIFNIHKEFYRVTRDMIENASLF; encoded by the coding sequence ATGAGCGACCTGATCCTTAAAGACCGCTATTCAACACAAATAGATAACAGTCAATACATTAGCCGGGATTTAAGCTGGCTGAAGTTCAACCATCGGGTGCTTGATCAGGCAAAAAAGGAGGGGAGACCCTTGCTAGATAGGCTGAAGTTCCTCGCTATTACGGCTTCCAATGCTGATGAGTTTTTCATGATCAGAATGGGCTCGCTGTATAACTACCTGGACTATGGCAAGGAAAGAGTGGATCTCTCCGGACTCAAGGCAATTCCATTCAAACGCAGACTTTTAAGCGAGTTCAAGATTTTTACGAAAGAGCAGACAGACTACTTTGTGGAGCACCTTTTGCCAGAACTCCCAAAGAATGGTATAAAGATTACCCAGGTAGAAAACCTGCAAAAGAAGGAGCAGGAAAGAGTTAAAAACTACTTTCAAAAAGTGGTCCACCCCATGCTCACTCCAATGGTGTTTGACTCATTTCACACTTTTCCTATCCTGGTCAATAACGTGCTTATTTTTGGTGTGGTTACCAGAAGCAGGGAGGAGCATGAGGAGAAAAGGAAGATGTCTTTTATTCAGATCCCCACCAACCTTCCCAGGTTTTATGAGATAGAACGGAACGATACATTTTATTTCGTGCCGATAGAAGACATTGTCAGAACATATATCGACTCGTTTTTCAAGAACGTCGAAATAATTTCTGAGACCTTATTTAGGGTTACAAGAAATGGTGATTTTACTTTAGAGGAATCGGAGGATTTGGAAGCCAACTTTATCGATGAACTTAAGAGTAAACTAAAAACCAGGAAGACTGGTCGTGTGGTTAGAATTGAGGTAGAAGACAAGTACGACAAGTGGCTCATAAAACAACTCAAGCTGAGATGGGAGCTGGATGAAGAAAACATTATCACTGTTCACAAACCTGGCTTGATGGATTACACCGGCCTCTGGCAGATCGTGAAGCACCCCGAGTTTTCGCACCTCTGCACGCCTATTCCAGCTCCGGTTCAGCCGGTCAGCATCAGTCAGGATGCCGACGAAAATATCTTCAAGATACTGAAGCGCAGGGATATCATGCTTCATCACCCGTACAACTCGTTTGAGCCGCTGATGAACCTGCTTGAAAAGGCAGCAGAGGATCCTCACGTATTGTCGATCAAGCTTACTATTTACCGGCTGGCTAAGAATAGCAGGATTATAGAATCGCTGTTGAATGCGGCTGAAAATGGTAAGCACGTGTCTGTGCTTTTTGAAGTGAAGGCCCGTTTCGATGAAGAAAACAACATGCGTGAAGCAAAGCGCCTGCAAAAGGCGGGGTGCTTTGTGATCTATGGGGTAGGGCTATTAAAAACCCACACGAAGCTAATGCTGATCGTGCGTAAGGAGGGGGAGAAGGTTACCCGCTATGTGCACCTTGCCAGTGGTAACTACAATGAGGCCACCGCTAGATTGTATACCGACGTAGGCATCCTAAGCACTAACGAGGTGTACGCCAGCGACGTGTCGGAGTTCTTTAACGCCATTACCGGGCATTCTTACCCTGAAAAATATGAGAACCTGATCACAGCACCGAGGGAAATGAGAAACTCGTTGATAGAGCTTATTCTCAATGAAGCGAAGAACGCCACCTCAGGCTTACCTAGTGGCATAGTCATCAAAATCAATTCGTTGCAAGACATCGACGTGATCAATGCCCTCTACCAGGCTTCGCAGGCTGGTGTCCAAATAAAGCTGACAGTTCGGGGTATTTGTTGCCTTCGCCCCGGCAGAGCCGGGCTAAGCGAGAATATTGCCGTGAGCTCGATTGTAGGAGAGTATTTGGAGCATTCCCGTATCTTTTACTTCCACAACAATGGCGAACCAAAAGTGTATGCTGGAAGCGCCGATATCATGGTAAGGAGCTTTGATCGCCGCCTGGAATCACTTTTTCTGATTAATGATCCATTCCTTAAAAAGCAAGCCATCAATATTCTGAAGTTCAACCAGAAGGATAACTACAACAAGTATGTGATGCAGGAAGACGGTAGCTACGAAGCTGTTCAACCCGGAGAAAATGAACCGATCTTCAACATCCACAAAGAGTTTTACCGGGTAACGAGGGACATGATCGAGAATGCCAGCCTCTTTTAG